The following proteins are encoded in a genomic region of Magallana gigas chromosome 1, xbMagGiga1.1, whole genome shotgun sequence:
- the LOC105331963 gene encoding IgGFc-binding protein isoform X9 — protein sequence MYSNGSEGSRGSGYARFSAISSSINSTESIEIYTAISSSTSTTYDNISEGYYDRQIGQFITPNSGRHGELPRIRDDNPDHVDQRNSSNQEHTKDSKRQCFIVILSVFAVVISTTVATIAVLYLQGQDDKEDTSSDDVRLSPNNSFPEYSSSTSSSYNDHTKPLPEYPSTTSSPYMYHNTTKPSADHLPGSWGTRFIVLFMQNIRNTKKSIYVTSVNGIRINVTTSERLNSSLKSEIDQTTSIYSFEQFLIPNSMELEGFKIETKCVLIETSQNSMVVSQADVYSSVGMTTHIPIHKLSTTYVIVSTNPVKYFSQFAVASINENTMISITFQMNDTLQIDGKIYRSGETFSIKLNCYETYQIQHTVDLTGTFVQSSLPIAVFSGNDCNKLNGQGFCDHLIEQLPPTSRIDAVYVVPPHLYSNTKIRIIAIDKSTIFYNCTNKTLYKSYKRMEYFDIDISSNGVCYIQSNGPILVASFGLSSSIRYISDPSMVIVPGFHQYQNYYKIIVPFGYDYSYITVIMEQSDSLLLLNGYTVASSNILYQEFLYYSTHFKVMIIRVFAGELTVTTTKSDKFGLMCAGMNFFKSFAFSGNSVL from the exons ATGTATTCAAATGGGTCTGAG GGCTCGAGAGGTTCAGGATACGCACGTTTTTCAGCTATCAGCAGTTCAATTAATTCAACAGAG AGCATAGAAATATACACGGCGATTTCCAGTTCAACTTCAACTACCTATGATAACATTTCCGAG ggCTATTATGACAGACAGATTGGTCAATTCATTACACCAAACTCG GGCCGACACGGGGAACTTCCTAGAATTAGAGATGATAATCCTGATCATGTAGATCAG AGAAACTCCAGTAACCAAGAACATACTAAAGACTCCAAACGTCAATGTTTTATTGTGATCCTGTCAGTTTTTGCCGTCGTTATATCAACTACTGTTGCAACTATTGCTGTCCTGTACCTTCAAGGACAAG atgACAAGGAAGATACTTCTTCAGATGATGTTCGGTTATCACCCAACAATTCTTTCCCGGAGTATTCATCTTCCACATCTTCCTCGTACAATGATCATACCAAACCCTTGCCAGAGTATCCATCAACCACATCTTCcccatacatgtatcataatacTACCAAACCTTCCGCAGATCATCTACCCG GAAGCTGGGGAACACGTTTTATTGTGTTGTTCATGCAAAACATACGGAATACGAAGAAATCCATTTACGTCACATCAGTCAACGGAATACGGATAAACGTTACAACGTCGGAACGTCTCAATAGTTCTCTCAAAAGTGAAATTGACCAAACCACCAGTATATACTCTTTTGAACAATTCTTGATTCCAAATTCAATGGAGTTAGAAGGCTTCAAGATAGAAACGAAATGTGTATTAATTGAAACTTCTCAAAATTCTATGGTTGTAAGTCAGGCTGATGTCTATTCATCGGTTGGGATGACAACTCATATCCCGATACATAAACTTTCAACTACATATGTTATTGTCTCGACAAATCCGGTAAAATACTTCAGTCAATTTGCAGTTGCTTCAATTAATGAAAACACAATGATATCGATAACCTTCCAAATGAATGATACATTACAAATTGACGGGAAAATATATCGGAGTGGGGAAACTTTTAGCATCAAACTCAACTGTTATGAAACATACCAGATTCAACATACTGTGGACTTGACAGGAACGTTCGTTCAGTCATCTTTACCTATTGCCGTCTTCTCTGGAAATGATTGCAACAAATTAAATGGGCAAGGGTTTTGTGATCACCTAATTGAACAATTGCCACCGACATCCCGAATTGATGCAGTATATGTCGTTCCACCCCATCTGTACAGCAATACCAAAATACGAATCATAGCCATCGATAAATCAACAATATTCTACAACTGCACAAATAAGACTCTCTACAAGTCGTATAAGCGTATGGAATACTTTGATATTGATATTTCAAGCAACGGAGTGTGTTATATTCAATCGAACGGACCTATTTTGGTAGCAAGTTTCGGTTTATCTTCTTCAATAAGATACATCAGTGATCCTTCAATGGTTATTGTTCCAGGATTTCATCAGTACCAAAATTACTACAAAATAATAGTTCCTTTTGGATATGATTACAGTTATATTACAGTTATTATGGAACAAAGCGACAGTCTACTGCTTCTAAACGGCTACACAGTAGCATCAAGCAATATTCTTTATCAGGAATTCCTCTACTATAGTACTCATTTCAAAGTAATGATAATACGTGTGTTCGCAGGTGAACTTACGGTGACAACAACGAAAAGCGATAAATTTGGACTAATGTGTGCTGGCATGAATTTTTTCAAATCCTTTGCTTTCTCAGGTAATTCTGTATTGTGA
- the LOC105331963 gene encoding IgGFc-binding protein isoform X6, with the protein MYSNGSEDSTGSGYARISAISSSINSTQGSRGSGYARFSAISSSINSTESIEIYTAISSSTSTTYDNISEGYYDRQIGQFITPNSGRHGELPRIRDDNPDHVDQRNSSNQEHTKDSKRQCFIVILSVFAVVISTTVATIAVLYLQGQDDKEDTSSDDVRLSPNNSFPEYSSSTSSSYNDHTKPLPEYPSTTSSPYMYHNTTKPSADHLPGSWGTRFIVLFMQNIRNTKKSIYVTSVNGIRINVTTSERLNSSLKSEIDQTTSIYSFEQFLIPNSMELEGFKIETKCVLIETSQNSMVVSQADVYSSVGMTTHIPIHKLSTTYVIVSTNPVKYFSQFAVASINENTMISITFQMNDTLQIDGKIYRSGETFSIKLNCYETYQIQHTVDLTGTFVQSSLPIAVFSGNDCNKLNGQGFCDHLIEQLPPTSRIDAVYVVPPHLYSNTKIRIIAIDKSTIFYNCTNKTLYKSYKRMEYFDIDISSNGVCYIQSNGPILVASFGLSSSIRYISDPSMVIVPGFHQYQNYYKIIVPFGYDYSYITVIMEQSDSLLLLNGYTVASSNILYQEFLYYSTHFKVMIIRVFAGELTVTTTKSDKFGLMCAGMNFFKSFAFSGNSVL; encoded by the exons ATGTATTCAAATGGGTCTGAG GACTCGACAGGTTCAGGATACGCACGTATTTCAGCCATCAGCAGTTCAATTAATTCAACACAG GGCTCGAGAGGTTCAGGATACGCACGTTTTTCAGCTATCAGCAGTTCAATTAATTCAACAGAG AGCATAGAAATATACACGGCGATTTCCAGTTCAACTTCAACTACCTATGATAACATTTCCGAG ggCTATTATGACAGACAGATTGGTCAATTCATTACACCAAACTCG GGCCGACACGGGGAACTTCCTAGAATTAGAGATGATAATCCTGATCATGTAGATCAG AGAAACTCCAGTAACCAAGAACATACTAAAGACTCCAAACGTCAATGTTTTATTGTGATCCTGTCAGTTTTTGCCGTCGTTATATCAACTACTGTTGCAACTATTGCTGTCCTGTACCTTCAAGGACAAG atgACAAGGAAGATACTTCTTCAGATGATGTTCGGTTATCACCCAACAATTCTTTCCCGGAGTATTCATCTTCCACATCTTCCTCGTACAATGATCATACCAAACCCTTGCCAGAGTATCCATCAACCACATCTTCcccatacatgtatcataatacTACCAAACCTTCCGCAGATCATCTACCCG GAAGCTGGGGAACACGTTTTATTGTGTTGTTCATGCAAAACATACGGAATACGAAGAAATCCATTTACGTCACATCAGTCAACGGAATACGGATAAACGTTACAACGTCGGAACGTCTCAATAGTTCTCTCAAAAGTGAAATTGACCAAACCACCAGTATATACTCTTTTGAACAATTCTTGATTCCAAATTCAATGGAGTTAGAAGGCTTCAAGATAGAAACGAAATGTGTATTAATTGAAACTTCTCAAAATTCTATGGTTGTAAGTCAGGCTGATGTCTATTCATCGGTTGGGATGACAACTCATATCCCGATACATAAACTTTCAACTACATATGTTATTGTCTCGACAAATCCGGTAAAATACTTCAGTCAATTTGCAGTTGCTTCAATTAATGAAAACACAATGATATCGATAACCTTCCAAATGAATGATACATTACAAATTGACGGGAAAATATATCGGAGTGGGGAAACTTTTAGCATCAAACTCAACTGTTATGAAACATACCAGATTCAACATACTGTGGACTTGACAGGAACGTTCGTTCAGTCATCTTTACCTATTGCCGTCTTCTCTGGAAATGATTGCAACAAATTAAATGGGCAAGGGTTTTGTGATCACCTAATTGAACAATTGCCACCGACATCCCGAATTGATGCAGTATATGTCGTTCCACCCCATCTGTACAGCAATACCAAAATACGAATCATAGCCATCGATAAATCAACAATATTCTACAACTGCACAAATAAGACTCTCTACAAGTCGTATAAGCGTATGGAATACTTTGATATTGATATTTCAAGCAACGGAGTGTGTTATATTCAATCGAACGGACCTATTTTGGTAGCAAGTTTCGGTTTATCTTCTTCAATAAGATACATCAGTGATCCTTCAATGGTTATTGTTCCAGGATTTCATCAGTACCAAAATTACTACAAAATAATAGTTCCTTTTGGATATGATTACAGTTATATTACAGTTATTATGGAACAAAGCGACAGTCTACTGCTTCTAAACGGCTACACAGTAGCATCAAGCAATATTCTTTATCAGGAATTCCTCTACTATAGTACTCATTTCAAAGTAATGATAATACGTGTGTTCGCAGGTGAACTTACGGTGACAACAACGAAAAGCGATAAATTTGGACTAATGTGTGCTGGCATGAATTTTTTCAAATCCTTTGCTTTCTCAGGTAATTCTGTATTGTGA
- the LOC105331963 gene encoding IgGFc-binding protein isoform X7, with protein MYSNGSEYSRGSGYARFSAISSSINSTEGSRGSGYARFSAISSSINSTESIEIYTAISSSTSTTYDNISEGYYDRQIGQFITPNSGRHGELPRIRDDNPDHVDQRNSSNQEHTKDSKRQCFIVILSVFAVVISTTVATIAVLYLQGQDDKEDTSSDDVRLSPNNSFPEYSSSTSSSYNDHTKPLPEYPSTTSSPYMYHNTTKPSADHLPGSWGTRFIVLFMQNIRNTKKSIYVTSVNGIRINVTTSERLNSSLKSEIDQTTSIYSFEQFLIPNSMELEGFKIETKCVLIETSQNSMVVSQADVYSSVGMTTHIPIHKLSTTYVIVSTNPVKYFSQFAVASINENTMISITFQMNDTLQIDGKIYRSGETFSIKLNCYETYQIQHTVDLTGTFVQSSLPIAVFSGNDCNKLNGQGFCDHLIEQLPPTSRIDAVYVVPPHLYSNTKIRIIAIDKSTIFYNCTNKTLYKSYKRMEYFDIDISSNGVCYIQSNGPILVASFGLSSSIRYISDPSMVIVPGFHQYQNYYKIIVPFGYDYSYITVIMEQSDSLLLLNGYTVASSNILYQEFLYYSTHFKVMIIRVFAGELTVTTTKSDKFGLMCAGMNFFKSFAFSGNSVL; from the exons GGCTCGAGAGGTTCAGGATACGCACGTTTTTCAGCTATCAGCAGTTCAATTAATTCAACAGAG AGCATAGAAATATACACGGCGATTTCCAGTTCAACTTCAACTACCTATGATAACATTTCCGAG ggCTATTATGACAGACAGATTGGTCAATTCATTACACCAAACTCG GGCCGACACGGGGAACTTCCTAGAATTAGAGATGATAATCCTGATCATGTAGATCAG AGAAACTCCAGTAACCAAGAACATACTAAAGACTCCAAACGTCAATGTTTTATTGTGATCCTGTCAGTTTTTGCCGTCGTTATATCAACTACTGTTGCAACTATTGCTGTCCTGTACCTTCAAGGACAAG atgACAAGGAAGATACTTCTTCAGATGATGTTCGGTTATCACCCAACAATTCTTTCCCGGAGTATTCATCTTCCACATCTTCCTCGTACAATGATCATACCAAACCCTTGCCAGAGTATCCATCAACCACATCTTCcccatacatgtatcataatacTACCAAACCTTCCGCAGATCATCTACCCG GAAGCTGGGGAACACGTTTTATTGTGTTGTTCATGCAAAACATACGGAATACGAAGAAATCCATTTACGTCACATCAGTCAACGGAATACGGATAAACGTTACAACGTCGGAACGTCTCAATAGTTCTCTCAAAAGTGAAATTGACCAAACCACCAGTATATACTCTTTTGAACAATTCTTGATTCCAAATTCAATGGAGTTAGAAGGCTTCAAGATAGAAACGAAATGTGTATTAATTGAAACTTCTCAAAATTCTATGGTTGTAAGTCAGGCTGATGTCTATTCATCGGTTGGGATGACAACTCATATCCCGATACATAAACTTTCAACTACATATGTTATTGTCTCGACAAATCCGGTAAAATACTTCAGTCAATTTGCAGTTGCTTCAATTAATGAAAACACAATGATATCGATAACCTTCCAAATGAATGATACATTACAAATTGACGGGAAAATATATCGGAGTGGGGAAACTTTTAGCATCAAACTCAACTGTTATGAAACATACCAGATTCAACATACTGTGGACTTGACAGGAACGTTCGTTCAGTCATCTTTACCTATTGCCGTCTTCTCTGGAAATGATTGCAACAAATTAAATGGGCAAGGGTTTTGTGATCACCTAATTGAACAATTGCCACCGACATCCCGAATTGATGCAGTATATGTCGTTCCACCCCATCTGTACAGCAATACCAAAATACGAATCATAGCCATCGATAAATCAACAATATTCTACAACTGCACAAATAAGACTCTCTACAAGTCGTATAAGCGTATGGAATACTTTGATATTGATATTTCAAGCAACGGAGTGTGTTATATTCAATCGAACGGACCTATTTTGGTAGCAAGTTTCGGTTTATCTTCTTCAATAAGATACATCAGTGATCCTTCAATGGTTATTGTTCCAGGATTTCATCAGTACCAAAATTACTACAAAATAATAGTTCCTTTTGGATATGATTACAGTTATATTACAGTTATTATGGAACAAAGCGACAGTCTACTGCTTCTAAACGGCTACACAGTAGCATCAAGCAATATTCTTTATCAGGAATTCCTCTACTATAGTACTCATTTCAAAGTAATGATAATACGTGTGTTCGCAGGTGAACTTACGGTGACAACAACGAAAAGCGATAAATTTGGACTAATGTGTGCTGGCATGAATTTTTTCAAATCCTTTGCTTTCTCAGGTAATTCTGTATTGTGA
- the LOC105331963 gene encoding IgGFc-binding protein isoform X2, translating into MYSNGSEDSTGSGYARISAISSSINSTQYSRGSGYARFSAISSSINSTEGSRGSGYARFSAISSSINSTESIEIYTAISSSTSTTYDNISEGYYDRQIGQFITPNSGRHGELPRIRDDNPDHVDQRNSSNQEHTKDSKRQCFIVILSVFAVVISTTVATIAVLYLQGQDDKEDTSSDDVRLSPNNSFPEYSSSTSSSYNDHTKPLPEYPSTTSSPYMYHNTTKPSADHLPGSWGTRFIVLFMQNIRNTKKSIYVTSVNGIRINVTTSERLNSSLKSEIDQTTSIYSFEQFLIPNSMELEGFKIETKCVLIETSQNSMVVSQADVYSSVGMTTHIPIHKLSTTYVIVSTNPVKYFSQFAVASINENTMISITFQMNDTLQIDGKIYRSGETFSIKLNCYETYQIQHTVDLTGTFVQSSLPIAVFSGNDCNKLNGQGFCDHLIEQLPPTSRIDAVYVVPPHLYSNTKIRIIAIDKSTIFYNCTNKTLYKSYKRMEYFDIDISSNGVCYIQSNGPILVASFGLSSSIRYISDPSMVIVPGFHQYQNYYKIIVPFGYDYSYITVIMEQSDSLLLLNGYTVASSNILYQEFLYYSTHFKVMIIRVFAGELTVTTTKSDKFGLMCAGMNFFKSFAFSGNSVL; encoded by the exons GGCTCGAGAGGTTCAGGATACGCACGTTTTTCAGCTATCAGCAGTTCAATTAATTCAACAGAG AGCATAGAAATATACACGGCGATTTCCAGTTCAACTTCAACTACCTATGATAACATTTCCGAG ggCTATTATGACAGACAGATTGGTCAATTCATTACACCAAACTCG GGCCGACACGGGGAACTTCCTAGAATTAGAGATGATAATCCTGATCATGTAGATCAG AGAAACTCCAGTAACCAAGAACATACTAAAGACTCCAAACGTCAATGTTTTATTGTGATCCTGTCAGTTTTTGCCGTCGTTATATCAACTACTGTTGCAACTATTGCTGTCCTGTACCTTCAAGGACAAG atgACAAGGAAGATACTTCTTCAGATGATGTTCGGTTATCACCCAACAATTCTTTCCCGGAGTATTCATCTTCCACATCTTCCTCGTACAATGATCATACCAAACCCTTGCCAGAGTATCCATCAACCACATCTTCcccatacatgtatcataatacTACCAAACCTTCCGCAGATCATCTACCCG GAAGCTGGGGAACACGTTTTATTGTGTTGTTCATGCAAAACATACGGAATACGAAGAAATCCATTTACGTCACATCAGTCAACGGAATACGGATAAACGTTACAACGTCGGAACGTCTCAATAGTTCTCTCAAAAGTGAAATTGACCAAACCACCAGTATATACTCTTTTGAACAATTCTTGATTCCAAATTCAATGGAGTTAGAAGGCTTCAAGATAGAAACGAAATGTGTATTAATTGAAACTTCTCAAAATTCTATGGTTGTAAGTCAGGCTGATGTCTATTCATCGGTTGGGATGACAACTCATATCCCGATACATAAACTTTCAACTACATATGTTATTGTCTCGACAAATCCGGTAAAATACTTCAGTCAATTTGCAGTTGCTTCAATTAATGAAAACACAATGATATCGATAACCTTCCAAATGAATGATACATTACAAATTGACGGGAAAATATATCGGAGTGGGGAAACTTTTAGCATCAAACTCAACTGTTATGAAACATACCAGATTCAACATACTGTGGACTTGACAGGAACGTTCGTTCAGTCATCTTTACCTATTGCCGTCTTCTCTGGAAATGATTGCAACAAATTAAATGGGCAAGGGTTTTGTGATCACCTAATTGAACAATTGCCACCGACATCCCGAATTGATGCAGTATATGTCGTTCCACCCCATCTGTACAGCAATACCAAAATACGAATCATAGCCATCGATAAATCAACAATATTCTACAACTGCACAAATAAGACTCTCTACAAGTCGTATAAGCGTATGGAATACTTTGATATTGATATTTCAAGCAACGGAGTGTGTTATATTCAATCGAACGGACCTATTTTGGTAGCAAGTTTCGGTTTATCTTCTTCAATAAGATACATCAGTGATCCTTCAATGGTTATTGTTCCAGGATTTCATCAGTACCAAAATTACTACAAAATAATAGTTCCTTTTGGATATGATTACAGTTATATTACAGTTATTATGGAACAAAGCGACAGTCTACTGCTTCTAAACGGCTACACAGTAGCATCAAGCAATATTCTTTATCAGGAATTCCTCTACTATAGTACTCATTTCAAAGTAATGATAATACGTGTGTTCGCAGGTGAACTTACGGTGACAACAACGAAAAGCGATAAATTTGGACTAATGTGTGCTGGCATGAATTTTTTCAAATCCTTTGCTTTCTCAGGTAATTCTGTATTGTGA
- the LOC105331963 gene encoding IgGFc-binding protein isoform X3: MYSDRSEDSTGSGYARISAISSSINSTQYSRGSGYARFSAISSSINSTEGSRGSGYARFSAISSSINSTESIEIYTAISSSTSTTYDNISEGYYDRQIGQFITPNSGRHGELPRIRDDNPDHVDQRNSSNQEHTKDSKRQCFIVILSVFAVVISTTVATIAVLYLQGQDDKEDTSSDDVRLSPNNSFPEYSSSTSSSYNDHTKPLPEYPSTTSSPYMYHNTTKPSADHLPGSWGTRFIVLFMQNIRNTKKSIYVTSVNGIRINVTTSERLNSSLKSEIDQTTSIYSFEQFLIPNSMELEGFKIETKCVLIETSQNSMVVSQADVYSSVGMTTHIPIHKLSTTYVIVSTNPVKYFSQFAVASINENTMISITFQMNDTLQIDGKIYRSGETFSIKLNCYETYQIQHTVDLTGTFVQSSLPIAVFSGNDCNKLNGQGFCDHLIEQLPPTSRIDAVYVVPPHLYSNTKIRIIAIDKSTIFYNCTNKTLYKSYKRMEYFDIDISSNGVCYIQSNGPILVASFGLSSSIRYISDPSMVIVPGFHQYQNYYKIIVPFGYDYSYITVIMEQSDSLLLLNGYTVASSNILYQEFLYYSTHFKVMIIRVFAGELTVTTTKSDKFGLMCAGMNFFKSFAFSGNSVL; encoded by the exons GGCTCGAGAGGTTCAGGATACGCACGTTTTTCAGCTATCAGCAGTTCAATTAATTCAACAGAG AGCATAGAAATATACACGGCGATTTCCAGTTCAACTTCAACTACCTATGATAACATTTCCGAG ggCTATTATGACAGACAGATTGGTCAATTCATTACACCAAACTCG GGCCGACACGGGGAACTTCCTAGAATTAGAGATGATAATCCTGATCATGTAGATCAG AGAAACTCCAGTAACCAAGAACATACTAAAGACTCCAAACGTCAATGTTTTATTGTGATCCTGTCAGTTTTTGCCGTCGTTATATCAACTACTGTTGCAACTATTGCTGTCCTGTACCTTCAAGGACAAG atgACAAGGAAGATACTTCTTCAGATGATGTTCGGTTATCACCCAACAATTCTTTCCCGGAGTATTCATCTTCCACATCTTCCTCGTACAATGATCATACCAAACCCTTGCCAGAGTATCCATCAACCACATCTTCcccatacatgtatcataatacTACCAAACCTTCCGCAGATCATCTACCCG GAAGCTGGGGAACACGTTTTATTGTGTTGTTCATGCAAAACATACGGAATACGAAGAAATCCATTTACGTCACATCAGTCAACGGAATACGGATAAACGTTACAACGTCGGAACGTCTCAATAGTTCTCTCAAAAGTGAAATTGACCAAACCACCAGTATATACTCTTTTGAACAATTCTTGATTCCAAATTCAATGGAGTTAGAAGGCTTCAAGATAGAAACGAAATGTGTATTAATTGAAACTTCTCAAAATTCTATGGTTGTAAGTCAGGCTGATGTCTATTCATCGGTTGGGATGACAACTCATATCCCGATACATAAACTTTCAACTACATATGTTATTGTCTCGACAAATCCGGTAAAATACTTCAGTCAATTTGCAGTTGCTTCAATTAATGAAAACACAATGATATCGATAACCTTCCAAATGAATGATACATTACAAATTGACGGGAAAATATATCGGAGTGGGGAAACTTTTAGCATCAAACTCAACTGTTATGAAACATACCAGATTCAACATACTGTGGACTTGACAGGAACGTTCGTTCAGTCATCTTTACCTATTGCCGTCTTCTCTGGAAATGATTGCAACAAATTAAATGGGCAAGGGTTTTGTGATCACCTAATTGAACAATTGCCACCGACATCCCGAATTGATGCAGTATATGTCGTTCCACCCCATCTGTACAGCAATACCAAAATACGAATCATAGCCATCGATAAATCAACAATATTCTACAACTGCACAAATAAGACTCTCTACAAGTCGTATAAGCGTATGGAATACTTTGATATTGATATTTCAAGCAACGGAGTGTGTTATATTCAATCGAACGGACCTATTTTGGTAGCAAGTTTCGGTTTATCTTCTTCAATAAGATACATCAGTGATCCTTCAATGGTTATTGTTCCAGGATTTCATCAGTACCAAAATTACTACAAAATAATAGTTCCTTTTGGATATGATTACAGTTATATTACAGTTATTATGGAACAAAGCGACAGTCTACTGCTTCTAAACGGCTACACAGTAGCATCAAGCAATATTCTTTATCAGGAATTCCTCTACTATAGTACTCATTTCAAAGTAATGATAATACGTGTGTTCGCAGGTGAACTTACGGTGACAACAACGAAAAGCGATAAATTTGGACTAATGTGTGCTGGCATGAATTTTTTCAAATCCTTTGCTTTCTCAGGTAATTCTGTATTGTGA
- the LOC105331963 gene encoding IgGFc-binding protein isoform X4 produces MYSNGSEDSTGSGYARISAISSSINSTQYSRGSGYARFSAISSSINSTEGSRGSGYARFSAISSSINSTESIEIYTAISSSTSTTYDNISEGYYDRQIGQFITPNSGRHGELPRIRDDNPDHVDQRNSSNQEHTKDSKRQCFIVILSVFAVVISTTVATIAVLYLQGQDDVRLSPNNSFPEYSSSTSSSYNDHTKPLPEYPSTTSSPYMYHNTTKPSADHLPGSWGTRFIVLFMQNIRNTKKSIYVTSVNGIRINVTTSERLNSSLKSEIDQTTSIYSFEQFLIPNSMELEGFKIETKCVLIETSQNSMVVSQADVYSSVGMTTHIPIHKLSTTYVIVSTNPVKYFSQFAVASINENTMISITFQMNDTLQIDGKIYRSGETFSIKLNCYETYQIQHTVDLTGTFVQSSLPIAVFSGNDCNKLNGQGFCDHLIEQLPPTSRIDAVYVVPPHLYSNTKIRIIAIDKSTIFYNCTNKTLYKSYKRMEYFDIDISSNGVCYIQSNGPILVASFGLSSSIRYISDPSMVIVPGFHQYQNYYKIIVPFGYDYSYITVIMEQSDSLLLLNGYTVASSNILYQEFLYYSTHFKVMIIRVFAGELTVTTTKSDKFGLMCAGMNFFKSFAFSGNSVL; encoded by the exons GGCTCGAGAGGTTCAGGATACGCACGTTTTTCAGCTATCAGCAGTTCAATTAATTCAACAGAG AGCATAGAAATATACACGGCGATTTCCAGTTCAACTTCAACTACCTATGATAACATTTCCGAG ggCTATTATGACAGACAGATTGGTCAATTCATTACACCAAACTCG GGCCGACACGGGGAACTTCCTAGAATTAGAGATGATAATCCTGATCATGTAGATCAG AGAAACTCCAGTAACCAAGAACATACTAAAGACTCCAAACGTCAATGTTTTATTGTGATCCTGTCAGTTTTTGCCGTCGTTATATCAACTACTGTTGCAACTATTGCTGTCCTGTACCTTCAAGGACAAG ATGATGTTCGGTTATCACCCAACAATTCTTTCCCGGAGTATTCATCTTCCACATCTTCCTCGTACAATGATCATACCAAACCCTTGCCAGAGTATCCATCAACCACATCTTCcccatacatgtatcataatacTACCAAACCTTCCGCAGATCATCTACCCG GAAGCTGGGGAACACGTTTTATTGTGTTGTTCATGCAAAACATACGGAATACGAAGAAATCCATTTACGTCACATCAGTCAACGGAATACGGATAAACGTTACAACGTCGGAACGTCTCAATAGTTCTCTCAAAAGTGAAATTGACCAAACCACCAGTATATACTCTTTTGAACAATTCTTGATTCCAAATTCAATGGAGTTAGAAGGCTTCAAGATAGAAACGAAATGTGTATTAATTGAAACTTCTCAAAATTCTATGGTTGTAAGTCAGGCTGATGTCTATTCATCGGTTGGGATGACAACTCATATCCCGATACATAAACTTTCAACTACATATGTTATTGTCTCGACAAATCCGGTAAAATACTTCAGTCAATTTGCAGTTGCTTCAATTAATGAAAACACAATGATATCGATAACCTTCCAAATGAATGATACATTACAAATTGACGGGAAAATATATCGGAGTGGGGAAACTTTTAGCATCAAACTCAACTGTTATGAAACATACCAGATTCAACATACTGTGGACTTGACAGGAACGTTCGTTCAGTCATCTTTACCTATTGCCGTCTTCTCTGGAAATGATTGCAACAAATTAAATGGGCAAGGGTTTTGTGATCACCTAATTGAACAATTGCCACCGACATCCCGAATTGATGCAGTATATGTCGTTCCACCCCATCTGTACAGCAATACCAAAATACGAATCATAGCCATCGATAAATCAACAATATTCTACAACTGCACAAATAAGACTCTCTACAAGTCGTATAAGCGTATGGAATACTTTGATATTGATATTTCAAGCAACGGAGTGTGTTATATTCAATCGAACGGACCTATTTTGGTAGCAAGTTTCGGTTTATCTTCTTCAATAAGATACATCAGTGATCCTTCAATGGTTATTGTTCCAGGATTTCATCAGTACCAAAATTACTACAAAATAATAGTTCCTTTTGGATATGATTACAGTTATATTACAGTTATTATGGAACAAAGCGACAGTCTACTGCTTCTAAACGGCTACACAGTAGCATCAAGCAATATTCTTTATCAGGAATTCCTCTACTATAGTACTCATTTCAAAGTAATGATAATACGTGTGTTCGCAGGTGAACTTACGGTGACAACAACGAAAAGCGATAAATTTGGACTAATGTGTGCTGGCATGAATTTTTTCAAATCCTTTGCTTTCTCAGGTAATTCTGTATTGTGA